DNA sequence from the Janibacter sp. CX7 genome:
CTTCCTCCAGGGCTTCATGCCCTCGCTGGCACGGCCCGACGTCGACCACCTCGAGGGCCTGACGACGGCGATCATCGTCGACCAGGAGCGCATGGGGGCCAACCCGCGTTCGACCGTCGGCACGGCGACCGATGCCAATGCGATGTTGCGCATCCTCTACTCGCGCCTGGGCCAGCCGCACGTCGGGCCGCCGACGGCCTTCTCCTTCAACGTCCCCACGCGCAAGGCGAGCGGGTCGATGACGACGGACAAGGGCACCCACACCGAGCGCAAGACGGTCAAGCAGCAGGTCTACCTCGGCGGCATGTGCCCGCGCTGCGAGGGCATGGGGCAGGTGAGCGACATCGACCTCACCGCCCTCTACGACGACACCAAGACGCTCGAGGACGGCGCACTGACCGTCCCCGGCTACTCGATGGACGGCTGGTACGGCCGCCTCTTCGCCGGCATGGGCCTGCCGATGGACAAGCCGATCAAGGACTTCACGAAGAAGCAGCTCGAGACGATGCTGTGGAGCGAGCCGACGAAGATCAAGGTCGAAGGGGTCAACCTCACCTTCGAGGGGATCATCCCCAAGATCCAGAAGTCGATGCTCAGCAAGGACCCCGAGGCGATGCAGCCGCACGTGCGCCGCTTCGTCGAGCGGGCCGTGACCTTCCAGACCTGCCCCGAGTGCGAGGGCACCCGCCTCACCCCCGAGGCCCGCGCGTCGAAGATCAAGGGCAAGAGCATCGCCGACCTGTGCTCGATGCAGATCAACGACCTGGCCGCCTGGGTGCGCGAGCTCGACGAGCCGGGCTTCGAGCCGCTGCTCGCCGGCCTGCAACACCTGCTCGACTCCTTCACCGAGATCGGTCTGGGCTACCTCTCCCTGGACCGCCCCGCCGGCACCCTGTCCGGAGGAGAGGCCCAGCGGGCGAAGATGATCCGTCACCTCGGGTCCTCGCTCACCGACGTCACCTATGTCTTCGACGAGCCGACGATCGGGCTGCACCCCCACGACATCGACCGGATGAACGACCTGCTCCTGCGCCTGCGCGACAAGGGCAACACCGTGCTCGTCGTCGAGCACAAGCCGGAGACGATCGCCATCGCCGACCACGCCGTCGACCTCGGCCCCATGGCGGGGTCGAAGGGGGGAGAGATCGTCTTCGAGGGGACCGTCGAGGAGCTGCGGGCCAGCGACACCCTCACCGGGCGCCACCTCGACCACCGCGTCGCGCTCAAGGACGAGGTCCGCTCCGCCGCAGGGGCGCTCGAGATCCGTGGCGCCAGCACGCACAACCTCCAGGACGTCGACGTCGATGTCCCCACCGGGGTCCTCGTCGCGGTGACGGGCGTCGCCGGGTCGGGCAAGAGCTCGCTCATCCACTCCGGTCTCGACCACCGTGACGAGGTCGTCGTCGTCGACCAGTCGGCGATCAAGGGCTCGCGGCGCAGCAACCCCGCGACCTACACCGGCCTGCTCGAGCCGGTCCGCAAGGCCTTCGCCAAGGCCAACGGCGTCAAGCCGGCGCTCTTCAGCTCCAACTCCGAGGGCGCCTGCCCGACGTGCAACGGCGCCGGCGTGATCTTCACCGAGCTCGGCGTCATGGCCACCGTCGAGTCGCCGTGCGAGGACTGCGAGGGGCGCCGCTTCCAGGAGGCGGTCCTCGAGTACGAGCTCGCCGGCAAGAACATCGCCGACGTGCTCGAGATGTCGATGAGCGAGGCCGAGGCCTTCTTCGCCAAGGAAGGCCCGGCCCCCCTGCCGGCCGCGCACAAGATCCTCACCCGCCTCGTCGACGTGGGTCTGGGCTACCTCACCCTCGGCCAGCCGCTCACGGCGCTGTCCGGCGGCGAGCGCCAGCGCCTCAAGCTCGCCGTGCACATGGGGGACAAGGGCGAGGTCTACGTCCTCGACGAGCCGACGACCGGCCTGCACCTCGCCGACGTCGACAACCTGCTCGCCCTGCTCGACCGCCTCGTCGACTCGGGCAGGTCGGTCATCGTCATCGAGCACCACCAGGCGGTCATGGCGCACGCCGACTGGATCATCGACCTCGGTCCCGGTGCCGGCCACGAGGGTGGTCGGGTCGTCTTCGAGGGCACGCCGGCCGATCTCGTGGCGAAGGGGGAGACCCTCACCGCCACGCACCTGGCGGCCTACGTGGGTCGCGAGAGTTAGGATCGCCTCACCTTCAGTGCCGGCCGGTGGCGCTGGGGGCGAGGAGGTGAGGCATGACGACGACCGCGACGCGACTCGAGCTCGCACGCGAGGCGACGCGGACGCCCCCTTCGCTCGGCCGACGGGCCATCTCCCTCCTCGTCCTCGGCGCACTGCTCGTCGGGGTCGCGCTCGTCTCGCTCTTCGTCGGCAGCGGCGACATCCCGGTCGGCGAGGCGTGGCGGGCCCTGTGGCACGACGACGGCAGCACCAATGCCGAGATCATCCGCGGGTCGCGACTTCCGCGCACCCTGCTCGGCGTCGCCGTCGGCGCCGCGATGGGTGTCGCCGGCGCGCTCATGCAGGCGATCACCCGCAACCCGCTCGCCGACCCCGGGCTCCTCGGCGTCAACGCCGG
Encoded proteins:
- a CDS encoding excinuclease ABC subunit UvrA; translation: MPHAADSHDLIRVQGARENNLKDVSVDLPKRRLTVFTGVSGSGKSSLVFGTIASESRRLIDETYSAFLQGFMPSLARPDVDHLEGLTTAIIVDQERMGANPRSTVGTATDANAMLRILYSRLGQPHVGPPTAFSFNVPTRKASGSMTTDKGTHTERKTVKQQVYLGGMCPRCEGMGQVSDIDLTALYDDTKTLEDGALTVPGYSMDGWYGRLFAGMGLPMDKPIKDFTKKQLETMLWSEPTKIKVEGVNLTFEGIIPKIQKSMLSKDPEAMQPHVRRFVERAVTFQTCPECEGTRLTPEARASKIKGKSIADLCSMQINDLAAWVRELDEPGFEPLLAGLQHLLDSFTEIGLGYLSLDRPAGTLSGGEAQRAKMIRHLGSSLTDVTYVFDEPTIGLHPHDIDRMNDLLLRLRDKGNTVLVVEHKPETIAIADHAVDLGPMAGSKGGEIVFEGTVEELRASDTLTGRHLDHRVALKDEVRSAAGALEIRGASTHNLQDVDVDVPTGVLVAVTGVAGSGKSSLIHSGLDHRDEVVVVDQSAIKGSRRSNPATYTGLLEPVRKAFAKANGVKPALFSSNSEGACPTCNGAGVIFTELGVMATVESPCEDCEGRRFQEAVLEYELAGKNIADVLEMSMSEAEAFFAKEGPAPLPAAHKILTRLVDVGLGYLTLGQPLTALSGGERQRLKLAVHMGDKGEVYVLDEPTTGLHLADVDNLLALLDRLVDSGRSVIVIEHHQAVMAHADWIIDLGPGAGHEGGRVVFEGTPADLVAKGETLTATHLAAYVGRES